A window of Formosa sp. Hel1_31_208 contains these coding sequences:
- a CDS encoding class I SAM-dependent methyltransferase, whose product MELNENKLHDLLGKVVTEMGAAANGPLITIGDKLGLYKTLSESNEMSSQQLADATNTAERYIREWASAQAASGYINYNQNSNTFSMTPEQTAVFGNAKSPVFMTGAFYAISSLYFDESKIENAFKTGEGVSWGDHNSCLFCGTEKFFSPSYEGNLIGNWLPALDGVVEKLHHGAKVADIGCGHAASTIIMAKAFPNSTFIGYDYHDKSIEQAKERAKEAGITNISFEVATAKDFTGKDFDFIAFFDCLHDMGDPIGACAHAKNALKPDGTCMIVEPFAQDSLAENLNPVGRAFYAFSTMLCVPCSLNQEVGKALGAQSGEKRLKDTIIAGGFSSFKRATETPFNLILEARP is encoded by the coding sequence ATGGAATTAAACGAAAACAAATTACACGACTTATTAGGGAAAGTTGTAACAGAAATGGGCGCTGCGGCCAATGGACCTCTAATAACCATCGGTGATAAATTAGGGCTCTACAAAACATTATCAGAATCTAACGAAATGTCATCACAACAATTGGCAGATGCAACAAACACTGCAGAACGCTATATAAGAGAATGGGCTTCCGCTCAAGCTGCTTCGGGTTATATTAATTACAATCAGAATAGCAACACCTTTTCAATGACACCCGAACAAACTGCGGTTTTTGGTAATGCAAAAAGTCCTGTGTTTATGACAGGTGCTTTCTATGCTATTTCATCCTTATATTTTGATGAATCAAAAATTGAAAATGCTTTTAAAACGGGCGAAGGTGTTTCTTGGGGAGATCATAATAGTTGCTTATTCTGTGGTACAGAAAAGTTTTTCAGTCCCTCGTATGAAGGTAATTTAATTGGTAACTGGTTACCAGCTTTAGATGGCGTTGTAGAAAAATTACATCATGGTGCAAAAGTAGCCGATATTGGTTGTGGTCATGCAGCTTCAACTATTATTATGGCAAAAGCATTTCCAAATTCTACTTTTATTGGCTATGATTATCACGATAAATCTATAGAACAAGCAAAAGAGAGAGCAAAAGAAGCCGGAATTACAAATATTTCTTTTGAAGTTGCTACTGCTAAAGATTTTACCGGAAAAGATTTTGATTTTATTGCATTCTTTGATTGCTTGCACGATATGGGAGATCCTATAGGTGCTTGCGCTCACGCTAAGAATGCATTGAAACCAGATGGCACATGTATGATTGTTGAACCTTTTGCTCAAGATTCCTTAGCCGAGAACCTAAATCCTGTTGGGCGTGCATTTTACGCGTTTTCTACCATGCTTTGTGTACCTTGTTCTTTAAATCAAGAAGTTGGGAAAGCTTTAGGAGCGCAATCTGGAGAAAAACGATTAAAAGATACGATTATAGCTGGAGGGTTCAGCAGTTTCAAAAGAGCAACAGAAACACCATTTAACTTAATTTTGGAAGCGAGACCTTAA
- a CDS encoding alpha/beta fold hydrolase produces the protein MKPLTKYAKNGDINIAYQVIGNGPVDFIYVSGWISNIDILWTDSKISTFLNKITKFSRLILFDKRGTGLSDRVSATCSLKERMDDISCVLKAVGSKKAILFGHSEGGTASSLYAATFPERTVALITFGVFAKRKYSAEYPWAPKPEQRESFYQTIQKEWGNGQKMGLEYLMPSLIEDKKYYDWFASYLRSGASPGAALALAKMNTVADISLVLKSIKVPTLILHRTGDKDVNIEEGKYLADKIPNAKFVELQGNDHLFWVGDTHSVIAEIEEFITGIRPIKSKESTAQNSINKRTSEYSKINIEDVMLNNFQYNLKISEFAILSGRSLSAFKRDFQTQFKTTPSSWLKNKRLEYARELLLENNLNVNEICYEIGFINSSHFIKAFKNKYQLPPNKFKQGLLDS, from the coding sequence ATGAAACCATTAACAAAGTATGCCAAAAACGGAGATATAAACATAGCATATCAGGTTATTGGAAATGGGCCTGTTGACTTCATATATGTTTCTGGTTGGATATCTAATATTGATATTTTATGGACTGATTCGAAAATTTCCACTTTTCTAAATAAAATCACCAAATTTTCAAGATTGATATTGTTCGATAAGAGAGGTACTGGATTATCCGATAGAGTTAGTGCTACATGCTCGTTAAAAGAACGGATGGATGATATTAGTTGTGTTTTGAAGGCCGTAGGATCAAAAAAAGCAATTTTGTTTGGACACTCTGAAGGAGGCACTGCTTCTTCCCTTTACGCTGCGACTTTTCCAGAACGCACAGTAGCATTAATAACATTTGGTGTATTCGCAAAGCGAAAATACTCAGCGGAATATCCTTGGGCACCAAAACCAGAACAACGTGAATCATTCTATCAGACTATCCAGAAGGAATGGGGAAATGGCCAAAAGATGGGGCTTGAGTATCTTATGCCTTCTTTAATTGAAGATAAAAAGTATTATGATTGGTTCGCAAGTTATCTGCGATCAGGAGCAAGCCCTGGAGCTGCACTTGCACTTGCCAAAATGAATACTGTAGCAGATATAAGTCTTGTATTAAAATCTATCAAAGTTCCTACATTAATACTTCATAGAACTGGTGATAAAGATGTGAATATAGAAGAAGGAAAATATTTAGCTGACAAAATACCAAATGCAAAATTCGTTGAACTACAAGGTAATGATCATCTCTTTTGGGTTGGTGACACTCATTCAGTAATTGCTGAGATTGAAGAATTTATAACAGGTATAAGGCCTATTAAATCAAAAGAGAGTACTGCTCAAAATTCAATTAACAAAAGAACAAGTGAATACTCAAAAATAAATATTGAAGATGTTATGCTAAACAATTTTCAATACAATTTAAAGATATCTGAGTTCGCTATTTTAAGTGGAAGAAGTTTGTCTGCTTTTAAAAGAGATTTTCAAACCCAATTCAAAACTACACCTTCATCTTGGTTAAAAAACAAGCGACTTGAATATGCTAGAGAACTTTTGTTAGAAAACAATTTAAATGTTAACGAGATATGTTATGAAATTGGCTTTATTAATAGCTCTCATTTCATTAAAGCTTTTAAAAACAAGTACCAATTACCGCCTAATAAATTCAAACAAGGGCTTCTTGACTCATAA